From Nitrospira sp., the proteins below share one genomic window:
- a CDS encoding type IV pilus twitching motility protein PilT has translation MDISKLLTFSVKEGASDVHISAGEPPMIRMHGDLKKLDHPALTPDETHALIYDMMNDAQRKNFEEKRECDFSFELGDIARFRVNVFVQQRGLGAVFRNIPTQILPLEKLGMPPILRQLCDKEKGLILVTGPTGSGKSTTLAGMVDYLNNTFEGHIITIEDPIEFVHKSKKCLVNQRELGVHTLSFANALKSALREDPDIVLVGEMRDLETIQLALTAAETGHLVFGTLHTSSAPKTIDRIIDAFPPTQQAQIRTQLSEALEAVITQTLLKKKTGGRAAALEIMVATTAVRNLIREAKLHQIPGIMQASQKDGMQTMDMALLDLATRGVVTKAEAQSRSMNPNLFGSAVGAA, from the coding sequence ATGGACATTTCCAAGCTGCTCACATTCTCGGTGAAAGAGGGCGCTTCCGACGTTCACATCAGCGCCGGCGAGCCCCCGATGATCCGCATGCATGGAGACCTCAAAAAGCTCGACCACCCCGCGCTCACACCGGATGAAACCCACGCCTTGATCTATGACATGATGAACGACGCCCAGCGGAAAAACTTTGAAGAGAAGCGCGAGTGCGATTTCTCCTTCGAGCTGGGCGATATCGCGCGGTTTCGTGTCAACGTGTTCGTCCAGCAGCGCGGCCTCGGCGCCGTCTTCCGGAATATTCCCACCCAGATTCTGCCCCTCGAAAAGCTTGGCATGCCCCCGATCCTCCGCCAGCTCTGCGACAAGGAAAAGGGGTTGATCCTGGTCACCGGGCCCACCGGCTCCGGAAAATCCACCACCCTGGCCGGCATGGTCGACTATCTGAACAATACCTTCGAGGGACACATCATCACGATCGAAGATCCGATCGAGTTCGTCCATAAATCGAAGAAGTGCCTCGTCAACCAGCGTGAATTGGGCGTGCACACGCTCTCCTTCGCCAATGCTCTGAAATCCGCTCTCCGCGAAGATCCGGATATCGTGCTCGTCGGCGAAATGCGCGATCTTGAAACGATCCAGCTCGCCCTGACCGCGGCAGAAACGGGGCACTTGGTCTTTGGCACCCTGCACACCTCCAGCGCGCCCAAAACGATCGACCGTATCATCGACGCCTTTCCGCCCACACAGCAGGCCCAAATCAGGACGCAGCTGTCGGAAGCCTTGGAGGCCGTCATCACCCAAACCTTGCTGAAGAAAAAAACCGGCGGCCGCGCCGCTGCGCTCGAAATCATGGTGGCAACAACCGCCGTGCGCAATCTCATCCGCGAAGCCAAGCTCCACCAGATTCCCGGCATCATGCAGGCCAGCCAGAAAGACGGCATGCAAACCATGGACATGGCCCTGCTCGACCTGGCTACTCGCGGGGTAGTCACCAAAGCTGAAGCCCAGTCACGCAGCATGAACCCGAATCTCTTCGGATCGGCCGTGGGCGCAGCGTAG
- a CDS encoding PilT/PilU family type 4a pilus ATPase, whose product MDIRTLLKVMVDREASDLYLTIDAPPIYRIHGSTQRTDAPPFTNEQLEALALALMRGQQRGEFEEKMEMNLALYYKELGRFRVNIFRQKGNVGLVFRHIKAEIQTVEQLQLPPIIKDIVMTKRGLVLVVGATGSGKSTSLAAMIDHRNTVHAGHIITVEDPIEFVHSHKKSLITQREIGFDTLNFQNALKNTLRQAPDVILIGEIRDTETMEAAITFAETGHLCIGTLHSNNANQAIERIMNFFPVERHAQIYLQLSLNLRAIISQRLIPSTDGRRVPALEIMLDTPRIKDLVKKAEIDVLKEAMEQGIDEGCQTFDHVLLQLYKANKISLEQALINADSANNLRLKIKLEGLKGDDAVNALLDKQGFGPQSDAFKIQGSGKVTQLRKT is encoded by the coding sequence ATGGATATTCGCACCCTCTTGAAAGTCATGGTCGATCGTGAGGCCTCGGATCTCTATCTGACCATCGATGCCCCGCCCATCTATCGCATCCACGGATCGACCCAGCGCACCGATGCCCCGCCGTTTACCAACGAACAGCTGGAAGCCCTGGCGCTGGCACTGATGCGCGGACAACAGCGCGGCGAGTTTGAAGAAAAGATGGAGATGAACCTGGCCCTGTACTACAAAGAACTCGGCCGGTTTCGCGTGAACATTTTCCGCCAAAAGGGCAACGTCGGACTCGTCTTCCGCCATATCAAAGCCGAAATTCAAACGGTCGAGCAGCTGCAGCTGCCTCCCATCATCAAAGATATCGTCATGACGAAACGCGGGCTGGTGCTGGTGGTCGGCGCCACCGGCTCCGGTAAATCCACCTCGCTGGCGGCCATGATCGATCACCGAAACACGGTGCATGCCGGCCACATCATCACGGTCGAAGACCCGATCGAGTTTGTGCACAGCCACAAGAAATCGCTGATCACCCAGCGGGAAATCGGGTTTGACACGCTGAACTTTCAAAACGCGCTGAAAAATACGCTTCGGCAGGCCCCCGACGTGATTCTCATCGGAGAAATCCGGGATACCGAAACAATGGAGGCCGCCATAACCTTCGCGGAAACCGGCCACCTCTGTATCGGCACCTTGCACTCGAACAACGCCAATCAGGCCATCGAGCGCATCATGAACTTTTTCCCGGTCGAGCGTCATGCGCAGATCTATCTGCAGCTCTCCCTGAACCTCCGGGCCATCATCTCCCAGCGGCTTATTCCCTCGACCGATGGCCGCCGCGTCCCGGCATTGGAAATCATGCTGGATACCCCGCGCATCAAAGACTTGGTCAAAAAAGCGGAAATCGATGTGCTCAAAGAAGCGATGGAACAGGGGATCGACGAAGGGTGCCAGACCTTCGATCATGTCTTGCTCCAACTCTATAAGGCCAACAAAATCAGCCTGGAGCAAGCCTTGATCAACGCCGACAGCGCCAACAACTTACGGCTGAAGATTAAGCTGGAAGGGTTGAAGGGCGACGACGCCGTCAATGCCTTGCTGGACAAGCAAGGGTTCGGGCCACAAAGCGACGCCTTCAAAATCCAGGGCAGTGGGAAGGTCACGCAATTGAGAAAAACCTAG
- a CDS encoding MarR family winged helix-turn-helix transcriptional regulator: MQLIKVERDPLPGRVVAGLSKIGLAMKSRPWRRQGRQGVGPLQVQVLTFLRSQPNRCAMVSVIARELSVKLPTASEVIRTLEEKKLVRRRRSDTDNRVVTVHLTAKGLKAGEVVTGWPEALAAATEQLSSQEQASLLTILIKLIRSLQVQGEISVARMCVSCQYFQPHAHANAAQPHHCQLLDAPLGVPTLRLDCPEYVAAASVEAQVAWEKFTQAKTA, encoded by the coding sequence GATCAAGGTTGAACGGGATCCCCTTCCTGGCCGGGTCGTGGCTGGGTTATCGAAGATTGGACTGGCGATGAAGAGCCGGCCTTGGCGCCGGCAGGGGCGGCAAGGGGTTGGCCCGCTGCAAGTGCAAGTCTTGACCTTCTTGCGGTCGCAACCGAATCGGTGCGCGATGGTGTCGGTCATTGCGCGGGAGCTCTCGGTGAAATTGCCGACGGCGTCCGAGGTCATTCGTACCCTTGAGGAGAAAAAGCTGGTGCGCCGCCGCCGGTCGGATACGGATAACCGGGTGGTGACGGTCCATCTGACCGCCAAGGGGCTGAAGGCCGGTGAAGTCGTGACCGGATGGCCGGAGGCGCTAGCGGCAGCGACGGAGCAGCTTTCGAGCCAGGAGCAGGCGTCGCTTTTGACCATCCTCATCAAGTTGATTCGTTCGTTGCAGGTCCAGGGGGAAATCTCTGTCGCCCGGATGTGTGTGTCGTGCCAGTATTTCCAGCCCCATGCGCATGCCAATGCAGCCCAGCCGCATCATTGTCAATTGCTGGATGCTCCGCTTGGAGTCCCGACACTGCGTCTTGATTGTCCGGAATATGTCGCGGCGGCATCGGTCGAGGCGCAAGTAGCGTGGGAGAAGTTTACTCAGGCGAAGACTGCGTAG
- a CDS encoding SUMF1/EgtB/PvdO family nonheme iron enzyme: MGPAICWSLGLVLLAAVPFVQAADRGTLPSASGGAVESVKGKDGAPMVLIPAGPFLMGSNEGLPNERPEHPVTLNAFYMDRYEVTAGRYQKFLEFGKQEIPSVQDDDAVSSLDDRPVVGVTWNEAANYCKWAGKRLPTEAEWEKAARGTDGRRYPWGHMQPFVDIANYNRGIWVSEAITLVPVGSGLEGMSVRHGLKEGGRSPYGLFHMAGNAAEWVNDWYDREYYQKSPDTNPSGPSTGEKRVLRGGSWADLPTALRVTARFSAEPEFEDRTVGFRCAMDVGK, from the coding sequence ATGGGGCCTGCAATCTGTTGGAGCCTAGGGTTAGTCTTGCTTGCGGCAGTGCCGTTTGTCCAAGCGGCTGACAGAGGGACGCTTCCCTCTGCGTCGGGAGGAGCCGTGGAGTCGGTCAAGGGCAAGGATGGCGCGCCGATGGTGTTGATTCCAGCCGGACCGTTTTTAATGGGGAGCAACGAAGGGCTCCCGAATGAGCGTCCGGAACATCCGGTCACGCTAAACGCCTTTTACATGGACCGGTATGAAGTGACGGCTGGGCGCTATCAAAAGTTTCTTGAGTTCGGCAAGCAGGAAATCCCGTCAGTCCAGGATGATGATGCCGTGTCCTCCCTCGACGACCGTCCTGTTGTAGGGGTGACCTGGAACGAGGCCGCGAACTATTGCAAATGGGCAGGGAAACGGTTGCCGACCGAAGCCGAGTGGGAGAAGGCGGCGAGAGGAACGGATGGCCGGCGGTATCCCTGGGGCCACATGCAGCCGTTCGTCGATATCGCGAACTACAATCGGGGAATCTGGGTGAGCGAGGCGATTACGCTGGTACCGGTCGGAAGCGGGCTGGAAGGCATGAGCGTGCGCCATGGGCTGAAAGAAGGGGGCAGGAGCCCCTATGGCCTGTTTCACATGGCCGGGAACGCAGCGGAATGGGTGAATGATTGGTATGACCGCGAGTACTACCAAAAGAGTCCGGACACAAATCCTTCCGGGCCGAGTACAGGAGAAAAGCGGGTGTTGCGTGGCGGGTCGTGGGCCGATTTGCCGACGGCCCTGCGTGTGACGGCTCGATTTTCCGCCGAGCCGGAGTTTGAGGATCGGACGGTCGGATTCCGATGCGCCATGGATGTGGGAAAATAG